cctttatttagtcttgttacttactgagttggttgtactcacgctacaccttgaacttcgtgtgcagattAGGGGTTTTCGGACATGGTGGGCATTGATTCCTTTGCATAGTTGATCgagtggagactttaaggtagttgcctggcgtttcgcagaccttgtctcttcttccctatctttctactttatgtatttagtttcaaaCTATTATAGACAGTACTCCCAGAATTGTGATGTTTAGACATTCATGTACtaagtgacaccccgatgttgggaatttctattcattttgagagttttgatgatttaaacctgtgttattcttatttttcatttaaaagaaaaaaatgtgGAAGTATTTCgaagtgtcggcttgcctagtaacacattaggcgccatcacgacagactaagttttgggtcgtgacaaaaatagtTAATTTGAAGTtaataaaaattactcaataGATATGAACCTCATCGCGACTTGTATCGATGATttctttcatccgtgaaacctcTGAAAATGAAAAATGTTGGTATTCACAAATTACTTACCTTCATGGGATTGATCTTCACGTTGGGGCTAGCAGACGTAACTATCTCATCATGAGTAGATGATTTATACGCAAGAACCTTCATGTTAGTGGCCTTACTGAAGAAAATTTCGAGAACATTGAATACCTCCTTTGTTGATCATTCTTAAATGTGAAGCAAAGACTCAAGGAATTACCTCATTATAGGGAAATCACCAATCACTGGAGAATTAACTTTACGTTGAATAACTTTGGCATTGGATACTTTTTATTATCTGCAATTCCATGATATGGATATGGAATCTCCTGATATTTCAAGTGTACCATGGTAGCTTGATAGTAAACTCAAGCTGTAACTATGTAGAAGTGCGAACGAAAGAAAATGGAATcgttaaaataaaaaatactacGCTATCAAAAAGAGACGATACATCAGCAATATAATTTTTACTGTCAGAAAGTGTAAAGTTGTTAAAAGCACAATGATAGAAAATCAAATTGAGTTCAAAATAATATCTGTATGAATTTACAGAGAATCTTAACCTAATTTTTTGTATATAATGTAGTTGAAGAAGTCCTCTTTCCTCTTTTGTTGCtggaataaaaaatataaatattttaacttTATGATGTGGTTTATCTGCCTCCTTGAATTATCTAGTTGTTGTATCAGCAATTCTTCTTAAAATATAGAATATTATGGCTCATATTTCAAGATTCAACAAAATAGATATATTCTGGAAAAATCTGACTAAAACTTGTGGCACTAATAACTGAAGAATCAAAGCAATGTTCATGCCTTTTTGTCCTTTATGGCTAATAGTCCTTCATTTAGTTGATGTTCAAGCAGTCGTAGTTCATTCAAACCCAAACCATTAAGGTCCTTGCCTAACAACCGCCTAAAATAACAGTCAATCACATATGTAAATTTAAATCATGTTcaagtactaaatatctttaaaCAATGATTTGCATAATTAACAGAGCCATACAGTTGTTTTATGTTGAGCCTTGAGAGTTCGGCTTAATACTGTCCACCTCGTTCTGTTCCTGCTTCTGCACGTGTGTCTGCAGCTGAGCCTATGGTTGTGGTTGCGGCTGTTGGTTGTCCTTATTCAAGAAAAAGGCAAAATAGAATAAATTCAGAAACCTCTACTTATAGGACCATATCAATAGATAAGGGACTGTTTAAACACGATTAAGTATTCATATTATCACCACACCCAATCCTCCACCATGGTACAAACAAATAGAAGAATCTATATATGATCCAAGTTTCATTATGTTCGTCCTAACAAACTTAATAACAAACCTTCCGATAATAGTTTAACCAAGACGAGCATAGCTGATATCTGGCAGAGATTTATTTTGAACACAATGGAAATTAAAACGTAAAAAGATTCGGTATAGATGAATTATAATAATTTTTACAGTGAGTTTCATATCAATTAAAGAACATTTTATATAGAATTTGAATTACTGGAGTTTTTCTTAGACAATTGAGAAACACAATTGTGAATACAACTTTAACAAACAGATAGAGAAATAATCAAACTACACATAATCATTTCATATATAAGCAAAATTTATGTATGTTCGTCCTAAAGAAATTAATAACAAACTTTCCGATGATAAAGTTTCAGAAACAGAAACAGAATACCGGTACTATGCATAATCGTTTAATTAGTAAAGTTTATTGTGGAAATTTTATCCGTTAAACCAGAAAAGAAGAGAAACTTTAAAACTAAGTAAAGTTGAATAAGAAAAATTGCCGTAAGTTCGTCCTAAAGAAATTAATAACAAACTTTCTGATGATAAACTTATGCTACCTTTCCATCTTGTAAAATCAACTCAATGGAATATGATATTTCAGGCTTGAAACGATCCGGTATTTCCCACATTCGAATGACTCTAACACTTTGAGATTTCATTGCATCGAGTTGCTTGAAATTTGACTGATTTCATGAAATGTTGTAGGCATATTTGCAAAGTTCTGTATTTTGTGTAGAGAAAAATGGGAATGGAAcagaaaataaaagaagaagCAAATGTTTGAGACATTATTGGCGTAGGAGACAGTTTCTAAGTTATGGAGTTAGGTTTTGATGTCCACGTTTGGGAAGAGGATGGTGGAgtgtttttctttttcctttcttcctATTTCTATGTAAAATTATTTGTAAAGAATTTTTGTAATCGAATATTTAggtttataataaattaaataaaaaactaaTGAAGAAATGCAGGAGTCCATTTTTTGAATAGACGATCGTGgagtattttttttcctttattaatatttttatgaaattctcTGTTAAATAAAATGTCGTgagtaattatatttttttagttttcaGGTTTAAAAAAGATCTGCCCAAAAAAATGTGGGACTCATGGTATGAATAGATCTGCCCAAACGTGGGACTCATGATGTGAATAACTGGCCAAATTAGTGGTttaaaattttgtaagtttttttctattttcaattttttttaatttccaaatCTATTGGAGTTTTGTCTTAAAACATGACACGTGTTGATATTTCGTTTTGACACTTATATAATATCATGGATTTGCCTCTCCTTTTCTATATTAATAGATTCTTGAGCTTTTCCTACAGCTTGCATATATTGCTCTCTTGCATATTTTCTACGCGTTGTCTTTGTAATTTTTAACCGTCCAAAGAGAATCCTATGCATGAGACTGAAAATTACTCACTTACCGTTCTTGAGAAATTTGTTGAAGAATCTTGGTAGACAACTGTAGATTTCTTTATCACTTTTAGCTCgcaccagaaactatttacattcggtagccgaaaaagtgtataaaatttgtatattatttgtatataacatacagaatgtatatatatacaaaacaaatatacaatttttcggttattattttgagagcgactatacagtgtcatttttccaATTTCTTTCGAAGTTTGGACGAGTACaggttttccttaattaaatgaaaatGTGAATCTTATGTAGTGTCAACCACTAGAACAATTGTAAGTAATATATTTACAGAAATGAGTAATGCAAAcgggaaatatttttttttcttttggacaCTTACAAATAAAATGGCTATTTCATTCTTTGATTAGTTAATTTAAGTTCTTAAACGGTCAACTGTCGCGCAAAATAATTGTTTGTGGAAGAGAGAAGAAAATCATGGAAAGGGTTCAAGGATGTGATAATTTGATAGTTGAAAAATACTACTCCAGCAATATTCATTCTTAGAAGAAAAGTTCATTTCCAAAGAGCTATTAACATTAGCAAAGAATATTTAGAAGATTTTTTAGGATACATAAACATACTATCTGGTCGAAAAGttgattttggaagaaaaatattttatgcGTGAAAGCTTATTGTAGGGATACATATACATACTATCTGGTCGAAAAGttgattttggaagaaaaatattttatgcGTGAAAGCTTATTCTATCCTTAATCATCTGATATTTAAAAACAACTCAAAATTTATAgatgaaaatagaaaaaacttATCCTTCTTTAAATTTTCTTTCAACTGTGTTATAGCACAAGTCCTTACAACTAAGCACCTTGAAGAAAATTCTCTTTGCTTTATCATTTCTATGCTTGAACACCATTTTGAACTAATACTAGATACCatgaagaaaaataatattttaccttTTCCATTATTTTTAGTGCTCTTGCACACCATTTAGAACTACATTTGAGCATAGACAAAAATTGATTTTGGAATGATTGAGAAGTGAATGGGTTTCTAAAGTAAAGAGATTTAATTATGCCTGAACATTTACTAGTATCAAAAATGCGAAATCTACAATTACAGTTTCGAGCACTAGGAGGGCACACAAATAAGGATTCAAATATATTGGTTCTGATCTGAAAAAGAGGTTGATATCATAATAGTTGTGTATTTGCTATATATTGAGGAAGATGAGGAAAAATACTAAGATAGAGAACATGGGATTCTAACAATAAATTCACTTCCTAACTTTCTTGGCTCCTTGACCTGAAAAATAACATTTACACTGAAGCATACTGGAATATTAGATTTAGCTTAAAAGACGAACTAAAAAGCTAATCAACTGCCATCGCCATATTAAAAGCACAAACATGTATGTCGCCAACAAACCAGGATGTCATTAGACATACCACACAAAGTTTACACAAAAAGCATCAACATCTTTTGTCAAGGACTGCTGATAATTgtctccaaaatttcaataaaaTCCCTACTAAAATTGAtatgaaccccccccccccccacccccccaaaaaaaaaaagtagctAATTTACCATAAAGAGCCAACAAACAGCAAAAACGATGTTTTCATCCTTGTCAACATAACAAACTCAATAAAAGAAACCGAGAACTTTCCCACCAACATTCTTTCGCCGGGCTTCCTCATGGTCCATGATACCAGCAGAAGTTGTCAGCACAATGTAGCCGAACTGCAAGTTCAAACAAGTATGTAAGAAACGGAACAAAAGCAAAAACATAAACAGGGTATGCCTAACTAACAACTAAGACGCTTATTTCGTCCATGAGTGCAGACCAAATCTAAAGTTTTACCTGTTTACTATCTCAACTAGATAGGAGGGGGTTTCAAATCCACAATACAATTGTTCAAATACAACTTCAAAGAACCACAATTTCCATGACCAGTCACAAAGAACAATAGCGAGAACATTCTAGCCATGGCAATATGACATAAGATTGCTCCTTTGAATAGGGAGAAGTCCCTACTTTACAGGAGAGCCTCAACTACTAGCATCTACAAAGAGGGTTTGCTCTGAGACATTAAAAAATGTAAGGGTCTTTATGAACATTACAGATGCTTGTCCGGATTACAGAGAATTGTTAAAGCTTAAGACGAACCAAAAAGGTATAGAAGCATTAAGCAAATCATGATTGATCAAAAAAGTAAAGAATCAAATTTTAAAAATGTTTATTTCACAATCTTATATGATCATAACTAAACAATCATCCCTACAATCAATTCGGGAAGCTAAAGAATAGAAGTCCTAATTTGGAGATGACCAGAAACGGAGTTCCACATATTGTTTAAAGGAACAAAGTGAATATATTAATCACCATACCTGACGAGAAGGGAGTAATCTAGCAGTCCATCCTTCAATCTCCTTAACTCCAACATCAAAGCGAGGACTAATGACACCACACTTGTTTAGCCTTCCATTCAGCTCAACAACTATCTTACCAGACCTATGATCATCAACGTACTCAAATTCACCAATGTAACCTACACATTGATACCATGAGTAAGAATATGACCAGGTAATATAGACAGTGCATAAAGCAAAAAACTAACACACCATGCTTCTGCATGACAATGAGGAACTTGATGATGACTTTTGAGGAAGGTCTAATCATGACCTGACGCTTTCCTCTCTTTTCAGCATTGTACATGCTCTTGAGAGCATCATTCAGCACACTAACCCTAACCATTATTTCCTGTGTCAAATGCAAACAGTAATCAGGAGAATTTTCTAAAGGGTGACAACAAAAAtagctccaaaactccaaaacagAAAAGAATCAAATTGAAAGGAGCAAATTATACCCTCAAACACCACTAATTACAGGGAAAAAAAAGTCACTGTCATTAGTAATTATAGACCAGGAGAGGACCAGGAAACTGCAAAAAGGATGACAAAACAGTTATACCCTAGTGAGTTAGACAACACAACAATAACCAATACACAGCTTCACAAACATCATAAGTACCATTCAAACACAAACTCCAAAAACAACACTTACTTTATTCAACGCCTCAAAGAATAAGAAACAAAATCCACACAGCCAAAACATCAGATATATTAAAAGCCAGGTTTGAAATGATCCATGTTACAGAATCAAGACAACGTATCTTACTAAATAATAAGAAAGGGTCTTAGAATAATTACTGGCCAAAAATACTACTAGTAATGACTTGTGTAACGGCAATTGAAATGATATTAACTCAATTCTACTGCCTTATTTACTCCCAAAATTCCAACATTTTTATATTTCAAGGCAATGGAACACAATTTATTAGTGGTCCAACTTCAATGGACCCTAAAAAGCACAGCATAAGAGCCACGCTTAACCTCCAACAACATAGAATCAAACAACTCCAACAGGTGTCACTAAATAAGAAAATCAAAATATATTTCAGCAAAAGTAATCTAGGGTTATTCAACAACCAAAAGATGGAAGTAGTAACAGCAATGGGATCAAACATAGCTCATaatccaacaaaataaaataaaatggtgGCTTTAAAAATCATTATCAAAAAGGTTTTGAAAAAAAATGTTTCTTAAGCAGATAGAAAGGATATCATCTGAAGGGAGGTGAGATAAGAAGCACTTACACTTTGATTCGGTGAGAGGAAGATAACACGAAGATCTACTTCGCCGCTGTAGGAGTGTGGCAAAAAATGGAGGACCAATAGTAGGTTCAACAATGGGTTATTTGTAAATGGCCTAGGGTTTAGGTTTTGTTGTCCTCGACTTACGAAGAAGGCAGGTTAGTTTTGGGCTAGGATCCAATCCTTTCAAATGGGCCAAAATGTTTTTTGGTTAATTAAACAAGAGTCAAGATCACTTTTAGACCGTgattgaaattatttatattcgttAGCcataaaagtatataaaatttatatatttatatatatatgtctatGAAGTATCATTTATTCATTAAAAGGGGTTCAAATTTGCCTTGTAGTATCCAAAATTGTTTTAAAGGGGTTCAATTTTTGCCCTTAGTAACACTTTTAGTTTATTTATGCAATGTGTTTTCCTTTATCATTAACAGATCTCCAGCATCAAAGTAGGTGGACTCCACGTGGAAAGATCTTTCAAGAGAAAAGTTTCAAATTTACCTCTCAACTTTGAATATGTTCAGGTTAGAAATTGATTAGGGGATAATAATAAAAATGAACGGATGATATTGGCAATATCACACCAAAAGTTTAACCAAGGTTAAAGTTACTCAATTTCTAATAGTATAATGACAAATTTGACCCTTTCCCTTTATTAAATGGTTAtataaacaaaacaaaacaaaaagtaTATAATAAACAAGTTCATACATATACAAAAGCTAATCTCACGCGAAAAATTAAACACAGTAGTCAAGGATCTTATTTGCGAAACCATGATTCTCAAActaatatatatacacacaatatATGATGTACTCTAATTGTAATAAATCATATAATCGTTAAAAATAGTAGCATAATATAGTAATAACTAAATAATttctttttaaataaataatacaaatatagaatgtcacgacccggaattctcacccttgggaccgtgatagcgcctaacattttacttgctaggcaaaccaacattAGCTAATTTATTAACtagttttaacaatttaaatcaaATGATAACAATAAAAATCGAATAGTCTAAAATAAGGTGATAAACTACTAGACGACGTAATCCAAATACAATCCCAGAAACTGGAGTCACAAATAAATGAGTTAAGGCTGGCAAGCGGGCCGGTCGAGGCCCGAGACCGCGGAccaaacgggctaaacgggccaggaccatTAGGATCGATTTTAGTAGGCCTAGGCCGGTCCTATGCTTTGGGCTTGTCAGGACCGGGACTATTTAGCCCGCTAGGGACCGGGACAGGTCCCTTAGCGGTCCCAATGGTCaacttttaaaatatatatatatatatatatatatatattttttttaaaaaaaaaaaatttaaaatagagtcgttgggctgtcaaaaatagccgttggctatttataaaatatccatttaacccccccaactttgttttaaccccaaactttttataattacacttttttcctattttcaactataaataccccctcattctttcattttttttcttacaaaatcatcaatctatcacaatctctctaattttcttcgaTAATTGCTagtattgcttactttattgttgcaatttgtgaaaaaattatgaagttggtgaattgaagtcttcaacgataatcaattttcaacaagttgttcgtcaattcgataaactcgttccaactcttaagttttaatattataggtttgtttgttttatttattttctattactttattaattaagatggcttccttaaaaaaaaaattggtaaaaataagagaaaatccaAGACtgacgaatctagtgctcaatctgttcctcctccactacCCCGATCTCCCCGAACCAAACCCGatatccgtcctacacctgctattcttgatagcgataatagtttattacaatttactgaaagtcaattttgccataatattagagctggtgaacaattagaccattaattaatgaatgctctttattctaatctaactattgatgaaaatgatgacgagaaaatagattttgatgaaactcaattggatgatgatacaccaactagtcctgctcctgatgttaaatcaactagtgataaccctgctaatctaaatgatgccccatctgatactcctgaactacccctactttttctagacaacctagaaAACGGACGAAAACATCTCCCGTTTgaccattttttactcaactaatttcAGAAAATAAGACTAAGTATAAAATTTGTGGCACGAagttagtttttaaattttttttggggggggggggggggggagggtaacTTTGGCTAGACATATATTGAAACACCCTCAAGATAGAGTGAGATATcttcgtctgaaagctttggccgaggggaaaagtctacctactcctagtcaggttgaccctagtaccggttcaaatcaatttcaaccggaaaTTAACATTGTTATCGgtgatattttatattatgatacaaaaaaagatcgggaagaattggcaaaaatggtaattgttatgtgcttaccttatagttttccttctgaccactaactttgtgcattatattagaaaaatctttaatcctacttataaaggttttcctctcacaaccgtaaagagcgatatttataaatataaatatgaatatgaacaatatttgcgctatttatttactcatataaattatcgtgttgctattacaactgatattggtagaagtggtaacgactgtgattaccttactgttaccagtcattgaattgatgaggattggataatgcaaaagcgcattatttcttatagaataattaattcacgtcacacatggcagtttattgctagcaccaTTAcaaatatttgtagatatttttgcataagtgataaaataatgtcaatttcaatggataatgctactagtaataTAAATGCTATAGCCTTGCTTACTACTACGCTAAATCCTGTATATAgtgacatttttcatgttagatgtatttgtcatactccctccgttttaatttatgtgaacctatttgactgggcacggagtttaagaaaatagagaagacttttaaacttgtggtataaaatgaagcacatatattttgtgtggctataaatcattgcacaaaggtaaattattttcaaataaggaaagaggtcattctttttggcacggactaaaaagaaaataggttcacataaattaaaacggagggagtatttaccatttaattgtgggtgatggtatgcgaattttaaatattgaaattgaaaaggttaaaatggctcttaactaacttttttattcaaatcgtagaagtagacttagagaatattttaaaagatgcgataaatttggcctaagagaaagaaaggttcctaaacattgtccaactagatggaattatatgtatgaaagtttggttgttgcatatgaatataaaaACCCCATAAATTcaacatttaatgcacatgtaagtgaagatgatgagcaccttacaaatggggattgggctaatgttaaaatacttgtagattttttagaaaaatttcatattgctacaaataaattttctaggcaatattatcctactatttctaattgtttagtttatattgcagaacttgcaaatttgtttgctcatttttcagagggtggggaaatttataaacttgttattgattctatgagaaaaaagtttaaaaaatattttttccctattccccctatttatggtggttctgctttgttaaatccttgtatgaaattaggaggtcctcatttttggtatgaaactgtttataatggtttagcacttgaagatgaggaattgtctcaacttccgaaagcaatagcctcaattagaataaatgctcaaactatttttaatgtttatcaagttgcattaaatcatgctagaccaaatgttccaattccttcttcttctgattctcaatcatctaaaagaattgcgggagtaagagcacttagtgcttgggcgggttttaggggttctcaaggtagtagtgatttttcacaactaaatgagcttgaagtttatttgtcgcagggaattgaggaagtgaatcctgacggctcctttaatcttttggaatggtggaaggacaaaggaaaacactttccggttctttcaaggatgacccgagatattttaactattcaagcttcaacagtggcatcagagagtactttcagtcaagcaagactttaaCTCGGTGTTTATAGAGTGTCTATGAGGGATAACTTGGAAAAattagtacttttcagagattggatccggtcggaaagaagaaattttggacttgctgaattaCAACCAGATGAatacgaagcttacgaagaaatgttagttgaacttgcggaggatgatgttTCGCCCGAAAGTggtgatgaccaagctactttttcGCCACCACCAATGGAAATTCCTCCGGATCTTgatggatttatgaagtttgtaagagatatcatgtaacttgtatgaacaaaaattagtatgtattatgtaacttgtattttggcacaacttgattagtttctttttcttctcaatggtggtattaacatcttgttgtgctcattccataggggggatgaagactaagaaagatattgccatattttttaatgttataataaaattataaagcattactttgaatatctctttacaatatttttgtctttagactttaaatttgaattgaaaaatattaaaaaatttaggtcacaattctataataaaatttataagaCATTgccttaaatattatttttaacatccttttgtctctaatttctatttaatttttttttttaaaatccatTGGGCCCACTTAGTCCATTTAGCCtcgcgggccgggaccgtttagcccgggacaaAACGGTTCCGGTCCCGaaccggtccctacaaaaagaccaCTTAGctcgggaccgtttggcccgtttaatttgggatcggcctaggaccgggaccgtttggaccggcccacttagcccgtttaggccctggaccggcccacttgacaCCCTTAacatgagcgtctagagtactacagATAATAGTCAGAATAAACACAATTatttgaatcaaaataaacaACAATTATGACATAGAgtgggacttcagggctgcggagTTATACcccaagtctccactggtagttgGATCCGGGCAATCTCACTAAGCACGGTTGGGACCAAATTCGGAATCTGCATAAGAAGTAtagagtataatatgagtacaactgaccacatatactctataagtgtcgagcctaacctcgacgaaatagtgacgaggctaagacggaACACTTATAAtgacatgtacgcaataataataataataatttggttaagataataataataataataataataataataataataataataataataataataataataataataataataataataataataataataataataataataataataataataataataataataataataataataataataataataataataataataataataataataataataataataataataataataataataataataataataataataataataataataataataataataataataatatataataataataataataataataataataataataataataataataataataataataataataataataataataataataataataataataataataataataataataataataataataataataataataataataataataa
This region of Nicotiana tomentosiformis chromosome 4, ASM39032v3, whole genome shotgun sequence genomic DNA includes:
- the LOC104092758 gene encoding small ribosomal subunit protein uS8z/uS8w — its product is MVRVSVLNDALKSMYNAEKRGKRQVMIRPSSKVIIKFLIVMQKHGYIGEFEYVDDHRSGKIVVELNGRLNKCGVISPRFDVGVKEIEGWTARLLPSRQFGYIVLTTSAGIMDHEEARRKNVGGKVLGFFY